In the Desulfobacterales bacterium genome, CCCCGAGGGTAAATTTATCACCCAGTGGACGGACATGCAGAAGCCCCAGGGATTCTACATGGGTCCGGATGGGCTGCTCTATACCACTGAAAAGCCGGTGAAGCGGCCCGACGGAAAGGCGCCGGGATACCTGCCGCCCCGGGTGAGCATCTGGAATACGGACGGAAAGCTCCTGGCCCGCTGGGGCGGGGAAGATCTCACGAAACCGGGCAACTTTTTCGCGCCCCACGGCATCTGGGGGGATGCCCGCGGAGATCTCTATATCGGCGAGCTGTCGACCGACGCCTTGCGGGGCGACGCCCCGGGGGACTATCCGCTCCTGCACAAACTGGTGCGGGTAAAATAAGGCCGCGAAAAGGCGGAAAGCTTGGAGGCTGGGATGCCTGGAAGCCGCAAGGGCTGGGGAATATACTGCCATGCCTGGGTCGGCATGGCATCCCCAAAAAGTCCGGACACAGGTTCCCGTTCGCCCGCAAATAACAATTTTACCGGGTGAGTCCATTCTTTGAAATGACTTCTATACAGAATAATGCTTTTGGAGACATCATCGGACGCCTTCCCATCGCCCCTGTATTGGCTGACCTTGGCGCGGCGCTGGACCGGCACCGATCTGCCGTAATGGTGGCGCCGCCCGGGGCCGGCAAAACCACCGCTGTCCCCCTGACGCTGCTCCAGGCCCGCTGGCTGAGCGGCAAGCGCCTACTCCTTTTGGCGCCGCGCCGTCTGGCAGCCCGCGCCGCGGCCTATCGCATGGCTGCCCTGCTGGACGAACCGGTGGGAGAGACTGTCGGCTATCGCATCCGCATGGAGAGCCGGGTGGGTCCCCGCACCCGCATCGAAGTGATCACCGAAGGGGTGCTTACCCGCATGCTTCAGTCCGACCCCGGCCTGACCGGCGTCGGGATCGTAATCTTCGATGAATTTCACGAACGCAGCCTGGATGCCGACCTGGGACTGGCCCTGTGCCGGGAAGTCCAGGGGGCCTTTAACGAAAGCCTGCGCCTGTTGGTGATGTCCGCCACCCTGGATCCCGCACCCGTCACAACCCTGCTGAGCAATGCACCGCTGATTCACTGTGAAGGCCACTCCTTTCCTTTGGAGACCCGCTATGTGCCCGCTCTCCCGTCCAAACCGATGGAACGCGCCCTGACCGATATCCTGCTGCGATCCGTTGCCGCCGAAGAGGGCAATATCCTCGCATTTCTCCCCGGAGCGCCGGAAATCCGCCGAGTGGCCCGCCTGCTGGCCGAGGCCGGGATTGACGGTCGCTGGGACATAACGCCCCTTTACGGCAACCTGACCCGCGCTCAACAGGATCGCGCCATTGCCCCGCCGCCGGCCGGGCGTTCTAAAATCGTGCTGGCCTCGGCGATTGCCGAAACCAGCCTGACCATCGAGGGAGTCCGGGTGGTGGTGGACAGCGGCCTGCAGCGGGCCCCGCGGTTTGATGCCCGCACCGGCATGACCCGGCTGGTCACCCTGCCGGTGTCCCGGGCCTCGGCTGATCAGCGCCAAGGGCGGGCCGGCCGCCTGGGCCCGGGGATCTGCTACCGTCTGTGGAGCGAAAGCGCCCATACCACCCTTGCCCCTCACAACCGGCCGGAGATCCTTGACACGGACCTGGCCGGTCTGGCCCTGGAACTGGCCCAGTGGGGCGTGGCATCCCCCGATCTCCTCGGCTGGCTGGATCCGCCGCCGACCGGAACATTTAAACAGGCCAAGACCCTGCTGGCCGACCTGGGGGCGATGGATGACCGCGGCAAGATCACTCCCCACGGCCGCCGCATGGCA is a window encoding:
- the hrpB gene encoding ATP-dependent helicase HrpB, translating into MTSIQNNAFGDIIGRLPIAPVLADLGAALDRHRSAVMVAPPGAGKTTAVPLTLLQARWLSGKRLLLLAPRRLAARAAAYRMAALLDEPVGETVGYRIRMESRVGPRTRIEVITEGVLTRMLQSDPGLTGVGIVIFDEFHERSLDADLGLALCREVQGAFNESLRLLVMSATLDPAPVTTLLSNAPLIHCEGHSFPLETRYVPALPSKPMERALTDILLRSVAAEEGNILAFLPGAPEIRRVARLLAEAGIDGRWDITPLYGNLTRAQQDRAIAPPPAGRSKIVLASAIAETSLTIEGVRVVVDSGLQRAPRFDARTGMTRLVTLPVSRASADQRQGRAGRLGPGICYRLWSESAHTTLAPHNRPEILDTDLAGLALELAQWGVASPDLLGWLDPPPTGTFKQAKTLLADLGAMDDRGKITPHGRRMAELPLHPRLAHMVLAAREEGMGGPACEVAAILSERDPLHFTGGMRDADLRLRIDALHAFKSHAPVALPNCSVDTGALRQILKIAAVLQRRMGPKALQDSRPDVGRLLAWAYPDRIAYRRPDSVGRYLMTNGRGAFFDPPDPLGAHDFLVIAELDGERRDARIYMAAAYDRDTLMDQFSRRVQWQERVDWDAQRQAVTSVRRLALGSLTLLSEPLADPDPRALTAAMIAGIRAGGIHVLPWTRSLRAWQARVMLLRRVAAGAADWPDLSDSALADDLETWLGPFLAGFTSFKALARLDLTGALRSWLSWQQQRLLDTWAPTHMVVPSGARRPIDYNAEVPVLAVRLQEMFGAVDTPTIAAGRLPLQLHLLSPAGRPAQITQDLAGFWRNSYPAVKKELKGRYPKHDWPDDPLSARPTSRARPRQPKI